A single window of Caldicellulosiruptor bescii DSM 6725 DNA harbors:
- the def gene encoding peptide deformylase encodes MALRKIRTYEDEILRKKSKVVEKFDQRLCQLLDDMKDTMYEANGIGLAAPQVGVLKRAVVIDIGEGAIELVNPEIEQVEGSAVDVEGCLSVPNVWGEVERPQKVVVKAQDRFGNEFRLEAEGLLARAVCHEIDHLDGILFVDKVIRFVSEEEIEQRRSRGDKMDLE; translated from the coding sequence ATGGCACTGAGAAAGATAAGAACATATGAAGATGAGATACTGCGCAAAAAATCGAAGGTTGTTGAGAAATTTGACCAGCGACTTTGCCAGCTTCTTGACGATATGAAAGACACCATGTATGAAGCAAACGGCATTGGTCTTGCAGCGCCGCAGGTGGGAGTACTCAAAAGAGCAGTTGTGATTGATATAGGAGAAGGAGCAATTGAACTTGTCAATCCCGAAATAGAACAAGTAGAAGGAAGTGCTGTGGATGTAGAAGGTTGTCTTTCTGTCCCAAACGTGTGGGGTGAGGTGGAAAGACCACAGAAAGTGGTAGTAAAAGCTCAGGATAGGTTTGGAAATGAGTTTAGACTTGAAGCAGAGGGGCTTTTAGCAAGGGCTGTGTGTCATGAGATAGATCATCTTGATGGTATTTTGTTTGTTGACAAGGTTATACGATTTGTATCTGAAGAGGAGATCGAGCAAAGGCGCTCAAGAGGCGATAAGATGGATTTAGAATAA
- the fmt gene encoding methionyl-tRNA formyltransferase yields MGTPDFAVDILQKLIQEPFVNLKLVVTQPDKPVGRKRILTAPAVKEFAQKVGKDVVQPEKLKNNEEFFELLKEINPDTIVVVAYGKILPKEVLEIPKYGCINVHASLLPEYRGAAPIQRVLMDGKEYTGITIMKMDEGLDTGDILLQKKVKIENDDDILTLSKKLAEVGSQLLIETLRNIENITPVKQDHSRATYAPPIKKEEGNIDWNMSAKEIYNRFRALKIWPGIFTTFKGKLLKIHDIEIAQDNKDNINSNVPNGTVVEIDDSSIIIKVRDGLIRLKLLQLEGGKKIGARDFVNGYKIKKGDVLA; encoded by the coding sequence ATGGGAACACCAGATTTTGCAGTTGATATTTTGCAAAAACTGATTCAAGAGCCTTTTGTCAATTTAAAACTTGTTGTGACCCAACCTGACAAACCTGTTGGGAGAAAAAGAATATTGACAGCACCAGCTGTCAAGGAGTTTGCTCAAAAGGTTGGAAAAGATGTTGTTCAACCAGAAAAGCTAAAGAATAACGAGGAGTTTTTTGAACTTCTAAAAGAAATAAATCCTGATACAATCGTAGTTGTTGCATATGGGAAAATTCTTCCCAAAGAAGTGCTTGAGATACCCAAGTATGGCTGCATAAATGTTCATGCTTCCCTTTTACCAGAGTACAGAGGAGCTGCACCAATTCAAAGAGTACTTATGGATGGAAAGGAATATACAGGTATTACCATTATGAAAATGGACGAGGGATTAGACACAGGAGATATTCTTCTTCAGAAAAAAGTTAAAATTGAAAATGATGATGACATTTTAACACTTTCAAAAAAGCTTGCAGAAGTGGGTAGCCAGCTTTTAATTGAAACTTTGAGGAATATCGAAAATATAACTCCTGTAAAACAGGACCACAGCAGAGCAACATATGCCCCACCTATCAAAAAGGAAGAAGGAAATATTGACTGGAATATGAGTGCGAAGGAAATTTATAATAGATTTAGAGCTCTTAAAATATGGCCAGGAATTTTCACAACTTTCAAAGGAAAACTTTTAAAAATTCACGATATTGAAATTGCTCAGGATAATAAAGACAATATTAATAGTAATGTACCAAATGGTACTGTAGTTGAGATAGATGACAGCAGCATTATAATAAAAGTTAGAGATGGACTGATAAGACTTAAACTTCTTCAGCTTGAAGGTGGAAAAAAGATTGGAGCAAGAGACTTTGTCAATGGGTATAAAATAAAAAAAGGAGATGTTTTAGCCTAA